GGCGAGAGCGTGACCCGCTTCCGGCCCGGGGATCAGGTGTACGGCGACAACCTGGCGCTCAAGGGCGGCTTCGCCGAGTACGCAGTCGCCCCGGAGTCCGCGCTGGCCCAGGTGCCGGACGGCCTCGGCTTCGCGGAGGCGTCCACGATCCCGCAGGCCGGTGCCATCGCCTGGCAGGGCACCGAGAAGGTGGGACCCGGTGCGCGGGTGCTGATCAACGGAGCCGGAGGCGGGTCGGGCTCGTTCGCGATCCAGCTCGCGAAGCGGCGCGGTGCCCACGTCACGGCCGTCGACCACGGGACGAAACAGGAGTTCATGCGCTCGCTGGGCGCCGACGAGGTCATCGACTACGAGCACGAGGACTTCACCCGGACGTCCCAGCCCTACGACGTCGTCCTCGATCTGGTCGCCCATCGGTCGCCGCTGGCGTACCGCCGCGCGCTCTCACGCGGTGGGACCTACCGCTGCGTGGGCGGCTCGGTGGGCACGCTCCTGGGCGTGCTCACCGTCGGCGCGGTGGCCGGTGCGGTCACCGGCCGTTCCCTCGGCGTCCTCGCCGTCAAGCAGGGACCCGCCTTCTTCGAGCCGATCAGCGCACTCGTGGCAAGCGGTGAACTGAACACCCACACCGAACGGGTCTTCTCCCTCGAGCAGGTCGCGGACGCCCTGGCCCACGTCGGCGAGGGGCGTGCCCGAGGCAAGGTCGTCGTCGTGCCGTGAGCTCCGGGGACAATGGGCGCATGGTTGTCCTGACTCCCGCCAACGCAGACAACTGGCGCGCCATCGCTCGCGTCCGAGCCGCGGCGGGACAGCGCGAGTGGGTGGCCGACTCGACGTACTACCTGTGCCTGTCGGCGTACGGCGACCTGTGGCGCTCCTACGCCGTCGAAGCCGACGGCGCGACTGTCGGACACGTGATGTGGGCCGTGGACCCCGATGACGGCAGCCACTGGATCGGCGGCCTCGTCATCGACTCCGAGCACCAGCGCCGTGGCCTGGGTCGAGCGACCGTTCAGGCGCTGCTCGATCTGTGGGAGCGCGAGGAGCCGTCCCTGTCCGGTACCCCGTACCGGGAGGCCGCCCTGTCCGTGTCGCCGGACAATCAGGCCGCGATCGGTCTGTACCGGTCGCTCGGGTTCGTGGAGACTGGCGAGATGGAGGACGACGAGATCGTGCTGCGCCGGCCGCGGGCCTGACGCGGTGACCGGCGACGTCAGCGCTCTCACGGTCCGGCCGGCCCGGCACGATGACCAGCCCACGCTCGAAGCGTGGTCGAGCAGGGAACCGGTGGAGTGGGTCGACCGAGCCCGTCTCTCAGCCGAGCTGGGGACACGGAACTACCGGTACGAGTGGTCGTGGATCGCTGAGCGCGGTGACCGCCCGGTCGGCCGCGCCCTGTGGTGGGGGAGCGAGAATGCCGAGCGCCCGGTGACTCTCGACTGCCTCCTCGTCGCGGAGTCCGAGCCCCGTCCCGACGAGGTCGGCGCCGCGCTGATCCGTGCCGGGATCGCCGACTTCGGGGCCGGCCCGGAGTTGGAGTTCAACGTCGACGTCGACGTCCGGTGGACGCAGAACCCGGCCGCGACGCCGCGTCCGCAGCGGCCTCGGCGGCTCGGCTTCCGGCCCGGGACCGACGACGAGTTCCGAACCCTGTTCGCGGCGGTCGCGCCGGGCAGCCTCGATGCCCACACCCTCGCGATGGTGGCGGAGCAGGGCGTCGATGCGCTGGCCGACGACGATCTGCAGTTCTACCTCTCCCTGCCGGGCAGCCGCGACGCCTGGCGGATCGCGACTCTCGCCGACGGCACGACGGTCGGCTTCACGATCGCGACCAGGACGGCCTACGACGCCAGCATCAGCTACCTCGGTGTCCTGCCGGAGCACCGCGGGCGCGGGTTCGTGGACGAGCTGCTGGCGCAGATGGTCCACCTGCACCACGACGACGGGGAGCAGCGCATCGTGGGAACGACCGACGCCGCGAACGCTCCGATGGCCGCCGCCTTCGGGCGCGCCGGGTTCGAGACGACGCGGGTGCGGATCGTCCACGCCCGGTAGGCCGAACCGCGCAGGGCTGCGGCACACTCGTGGGTGATCGCGCCGCCGACCGAAGGACCCGATGTGAGCCAAGCCGCCCCCCAGCTCGACCGCCGTGACGACGTCTTCGTCCTGAACCTCGGTGACGGAGAGAACCGCTTCCACCCCGACTGGATCGCCGCGGTCGATGCCGCCCTCGATGAGGTCGAGCAGGCCGACGGCGCCAAGGCGCTCGTCACCACGGCGACCGGCAAGTTCTTCTCCAACGGCCTCGACCTCGACTGGCTGGGCAGCCATGCCGAGCAGATGGGCGAGTACGTCGCGGCCGTGGAGGGCCTGTTCGCGCGGGTGCTGGCCCTGCCCCTGATCACCGTCGCTGCCGTCCAGGGTCACGCGTTCGCCGCCGGCGCGATGCTGACGCTGGCCCACGACTTCCGGGTGATGCGCGACGACCGCGGCTTCTGGTGCCTGCCCGAGGTCGACATCCACATCCCGTTCACGCCGGGCATGAACGCGCTCATCACGTCGCGCCTCGCGCCGCAGGTCGCCCACGAGTCCATGACGACGGGTCGCCGCTACGGCGGTGCCGATGCGCGTGACCTCGCGATCGTCGACCGGGCGGTCTCGGAAGACGCGGTGCTGCCGACGGCACTCGAGATCGCCACGGCGAACGCCGGCAAGGCCGGCGAGACGCTCGGCACGATCAAGGCCCGCATGTACGAGGAGACGCTGAAGGTCCTGCGCGACCACTGAGCCTCGAGTGATGAGTTCCTGAGCTCCCGACCGTCATACGTGTGACAGGACACGAACCGACGGAAGAGGATGACCATGAGTGTGAACACACGAGTGGGGGAGCGGGGCGACATGACCGGGGTCGAGGAGCCGACGTTCTCCGCGATGACGGAGCCGCACCGGCGCGAGCTGCACGTGCACTGCTACCGGATGCTCGGCTCGTTCGAGGATGCCGAGGACGCGGTGCAGGAGACGTTCCTGCGGGCGTGGCGGCGGCGCGCGACCTTCGAGGGGCGCTCGACGTTCCGGGCGTGGCTCTACAAGATCGCGACGAACACCTGCCTGGACCTGCTGGCGAAGCGACGTCCCGCCCCGGCGACCGGTGGTGAGGTGGTGTGGCTCCAGCCGTACCCGGACCGGTTGCTGGACGAGCTCCGCGCCGACGAGAACGGACCCGAGGCGGCGGCGCTCGCGCGCGAGACCATCGAGCTGGCATACGTCGTCGCGTTGCAGCACCTCGCGCCCCGGCCACGGGCGGCGCTGATCCTGCGCGACGTGATCGGCTGGCCCGCGAAGCAGGTGGCCGAGCTGCTGGGGGACTCGGTGAACTCGGTCAACAGTGCGCTGCAGCGTGGGCGGGCGGCGATGCGCGAGCATCTGCCGGCCGAGCGACAGGACTGGACGGGAGGCGAGGAGGACGTCGCCACCCGTGAGCTGGTGCGGCGCTACACCGAGGCGAGCATCGCCGCCGACATCGACGCGCTCGCCGCGATGCTCAGCGACGACGTCCGCTTCTCCATGCCGCCCACGCCGGGTCTGCACGTCGGCCGCGACACGGTGGTCGCCGACTGGGTGCAGGACGGTTTCGAGACCATGACCGGACTGCGGGTCCTGCCGACCGCGGTGAACCGGCAGCCCGCCCTGGCCGCGTACATCTGGCAGGACGAGGAGCAGGCCTACCTGCCGCTGACGCTGGACGCCCTGCGGATCGAGGGCGGGGAGATCACCGAGATCTTCATCTTCCACGGCGACCGGTTCCCGCAGCTGGGTCTGCCCGACCGGCTGGAGGCGGACGCATGAGCGCCCTGACCGCGGGCCGTCCCCGCCTGGGTCGCGTGGCGGTCATGGGTGTCCTCGCGACGGTCGCCGCCGCGGTGGTCACGACGACGCTCGGAGCCCTGGCGAAGAGGGCCGGTGTCGAGTTCGAGATCCCCGCCGGCGGCGACGCGATCCCCACCGGCGCGTTCGCGACCGTGACGTCGTTCTTCTCCCTGATCGGGGTGGGCGTCGCGCTGGCCGCAGGACGGTGGAGCGATCGTCCCGCGCAGCGCTTCGTGGCGATCACCGTCCCGCTGGCGGTGGCGTCCCTCGTTCCGCCGTTCGTCGTGGGGGCGAGCGCCGAGACTTCCCTCGTGCTCGTCGTGTTGCACCTTGCCGCCGCGGCGGTGGTGATCCCGACGCTCGCCCGCACCCTGCGGGTGTCCAGCGTCAGCCCGCGCGCTGCAGCCAGTCGACGATGAGGCCGCCGACCAGCGTTGACTCACTCGGTCCAGCGCGCAGGCGCGTCGAGGTGCCGGTCGTCCAGGTGACCGTGGGACTTCATGTTGTGGTGCTTGCGGCACAGGCACCGCAGATTGGCTCCGGTGGTTCTGCCGCCGTGGCCGTAGGGGATGTGGTGGTCGAGGTCGGTGTCGTGGACCGGGGCTCGGCATCCGGCGACGCGGCAGCTGCCGTCTCTCCAGCGGAGTGCTTGTCGGAGGGACTCGGGTGGTCGATAGGTGAGGACCTCCGTGTCCAGGACGTGGCCGACCGGATCGAGGACCAACCGCCGGAGGACGGCGTGCTCACTCGCGGCCAGCTCGCGGACCCAGTCGGCCGGGACAGGTTCGCCGTCGAGGGTGACGCCGGGGCCGTTGGTGTGCCCGAGTAGGTCGGTGGCGGCGATGCTGATGGCGATCTCGGCACGGATGTCGGTCGAGGTTCCGGTACTGGACGTGAGCCAGTGGGCGAGGACGTCGGCCTGCTTCTGCTCGCGGGTGCGGTGATCCTTCTCGCCGGTCTCGGGGTCGATGACGGGCAGGGCCCGGGCGGTACGACGCAGCCGGTCGGCGATGACGATCGCGACCCCGGTGGGCAGCAGGGCGTTGAGCCAGCTGGTGCCGTCGTCGTTGTGGGTGATGGTGACGCGCCGGTCCTCGACAGCGCGGGCGGTCTCGGCGTCGGCGACGTCGGGTTCGAGCCGGCGGCGCAGCCGGCGCAACCACGCCCGGAGCTCGGCGATGGTGTGGGCGGCGGCGTAGGCCGGTGCGGTCTGCTCCAACTGGGCCCACGCCTCGGGCGTGACGAGCCGGTCGGCGGTGTCGGCGATCGCGGTGACCCGGACGCCGTCGATGTCCCCGGCGGCGAACGCGCGCCAGATCGCCGGGGTCTTGCGCTGGAGCGTGGCTGCTTCACGCACCATCGCCCAGACCTGGTGCTCGGTCACGTGCAGTGCCTGGGCCAACTCCAGGGTGACCTCGCGCCGAGCGAGCTCCTTGGACAGCACGATGTCGTCGGAGCGATCGATCTCAGCGACGCGCCGGCCGTGGTGCCGCGCGACGAAGTCCCACTCCTCGAACTCCGCGATCGCCCGGGCACGACGGACCGCGTCACCGGTGACCACTGCCTGACTCGAGCTCATGCACCCAACGTAGTGGGCGCCACTGACACTTCCTCGAGGCCCGTGCAGGGAGGCCGCGCATCACCGACGGGACGACCTGCTCTCCATCCCGGAGGAGGTCGCGATGGATGTCAGCACGTTCTACGCGGTGTTCTCCGCGACCTGCTTCGCCCTCGTGGGGCTGTGGTGGGGCGTCACGTTGCGCGACACGCGGTGGGTCGCCGAGCCGGCGCGCCGACGGGCGATCGGCGGGGTCTACCTGGCCTTCCTGCTCCCGGCGCTGATGGGCCTGTTCGCGCAGGTCGGCGGAGTCGAGGAGCCGCTGGTCTGGCGGATCAGCTTCATCATCATCTCGGTGGTCGGGTGCGTGGCCACGATTCGCCTGCTCGCCACCGATGCGAAGCCCGCCGTCACCGGTATCCGTGCCGGGGCCGCCGCCGTCTACGTGCTGGTGGCGCTCCTGGGCGTGTTTCCCGCCTCCTCCGACGTCCTGGACCTGCGGCCCATCCAGGTCGAGGCGCTGCTGCTGGTCGTCCTGGTCGCACTCGGGCATGCGCTCGCCTGGCATTTCGTGGTGCATGACGCGATCGAGGAGGACGCCTAGTCTGTGGCCGTGAGCGAGATTCTGGACGAGGGGCCGTTCTTCCACGGGACGAAAGCAGACCTGCGCGTGGGTGACATCCTCACTGCGGGCTTCCGGTCGAACTACCGGCCCGAGGTGGTCATGAACCACATCTACTTCTCGGCACTGCTGGCCGGCGCGGGTCTCGCGGCCGAGTTGGCGGCGGGCGACGGCGAGCCACGCGTCTACGAGGTCGAGCCGACCGGCGACTTCGAGAACGACCCGAACGTCACCGACAAGAAGTTCCCCGGCAACCCGACGAGGTCCTACCGCAGCACCGAGCCGCTGCGCGTCGTCCGCGAGGTGCTCGACTGGCCGCGGCTGACTCCCGAAGGTCTCCAGGACTGGCGCGACCGAATCGCAGCGCTCCGCGCCGAGGGGACCGACGAGATCATCAACTGAGCGAGCTCGCGGCGAACCAGTCGGCGATCGAGGGCAGGACCAGGTCGAGCCGCCGCAGCATCGCGTCGTGATCGAGCCCGGGCACGACCGCGTACGGAATCCGGCGCGCGTCCAGGTCGCGGCGGAACTCGGCGGGGGACAGGAGTGACGCCACGAGGGTGTCGTCGGCACCCCACCAGGCGTGAAGTGGCCGGCCGAGGTCCGCCAGCGCGGCCAGCGGCAGCCTGGCGACCTCATCCCAGAAGACCTCGGCGGCGATCGGATCGTAGGTGGCCAGCACGTCCGCCCATGCGTCCGGGTCGCGCCGAGCGTCATCGTTGCGTGCGCGAGCCCGCTCGCCCATGCCGGCGAGGTCCGCCGTGAGCGGAAAGCCGCCGCACGCCACCGCCGTGACGCGAAGGCTGTTCAGTGCGAGACGGGCCGCCATCACCCCGTTCATCGAGTAGCCGAACGTGGCGTAGGAGTCGATGCCCACGTGGTCCACGACCCGTTCGACGTCGCCGACGAATCCGTCCATGTCGTACCGACCCGGACGCGAGCTCGGACCGAACCCTCGCGGCGCCACGGTCACCACGCGGAAGCGGTCGGTCAGTGCCGAGAGATCGACCGTGTTCCAGTCGACGTTCAGCCGAGGCACCACGACCGCGGGCCCGTCGCCCGTGGCCGTCCACCAGATCCCGTCGAGTTCCGCCACGCGGCCAGCCTAGGCCGCGAGGAGCGCTGATTACTGTGGACGACGGCCACCCCCGACCACCTCGATCCGGCTCGGCAAGTTTGCTCGGGTGACCGATGTCGTCGAGCGGATCGGTGGCCGCACCCCACCTCGCTCGAGAGCCTGGTCGCCGTTCCGGACTGAGTGGACCGCGCGCCTGAGAGGATGTCGCCGTGCGCGCTCTCGTCCTCGATTCGGTTCGTTCCCAGCCGGAGATCCGTGACGTTCCCGCGCCCGTGGCTCCCGCCGGTGGCGTCGTCGTCCGCGTGGTCGCCACGGGGCTGTGCCGCAGCGACTGGCATGCGTGGGCCGGCCACGACGACGGTGTCGCCTTCCCTCACGTGCCGGGTCACGAGCTGGCCGGAG
Above is a window of Aeromicrobium senzhongii DNA encoding:
- a CDS encoding NAD(P)-dependent alcohol dehydrogenase, with the protein product MRAAVYDRYGGPDQLQVQDVPVPSPSSDQVLVRVEATSVNLSDWECLTGSPIYARLGGLRRPARRTLGSDIAGVVERVGESVTRFRPGDQVYGDNLALKGGFAEYAVAPESALAQVPDGLGFAEASTIPQAGAIAWQGTEKVGPGARVLINGAGGGSGSFAIQLAKRRGAHVTAVDHGTKQEFMRSLGADEVIDYEHEDFTRTSQPYDVVLDLVAHRSPLAYRRALSRGGTYRCVGGSVGTLLGVLTVGAVAGAVTGRSLGVLAVKQGPAFFEPISALVASGELNTHTERVFSLEQVADALAHVGEGRARGKVVVVP
- a CDS encoding GNAT family N-acetyltransferase yields the protein MVVLTPANADNWRAIARVRAAAGQREWVADSTYYLCLSAYGDLWRSYAVEADGATVGHVMWAVDPDDGSHWIGGLVIDSEHQRRGLGRATVQALLDLWEREEPSLSGTPYREAALSVSPDNQAAIGLYRSLGFVETGEMEDDEIVLRRPRA
- a CDS encoding GNAT family N-acetyltransferase, whose product is MTGDVSALTVRPARHDDQPTLEAWSSREPVEWVDRARLSAELGTRNYRYEWSWIAERGDRPVGRALWWGSENAERPVTLDCLLVAESEPRPDEVGAALIRAGIADFGAGPELEFNVDVDVRWTQNPAATPRPQRPRRLGFRPGTDDEFRTLFAAVAPGSLDAHTLAMVAEQGVDALADDDLQFYLSLPGSRDAWRIATLADGTTVGFTIATRTAYDASISYLGVLPEHRGRGFVDELLAQMVHLHHDDGEQRIVGTTDAANAPMAAAFGRAGFETTRVRIVHAR
- a CDS encoding enoyl-CoA hydratase-related protein, which produces MSQAAPQLDRRDDVFVLNLGDGENRFHPDWIAAVDAALDEVEQADGAKALVTTATGKFFSNGLDLDWLGSHAEQMGEYVAAVEGLFARVLALPLITVAAVQGHAFAAGAMLTLAHDFRVMRDDRGFWCLPEVDIHIPFTPGMNALITSRLAPQVAHESMTTGRRYGGADARDLAIVDRAVSEDAVLPTALEIATANAGKAGETLGTIKARMYEETLKVLRDH
- a CDS encoding RNA polymerase subunit sigma-70, whose translation is MSVNTRVGERGDMTGVEEPTFSAMTEPHRRELHVHCYRMLGSFEDAEDAVQETFLRAWRRRATFEGRSTFRAWLYKIATNTCLDLLAKRRPAPATGGEVVWLQPYPDRLLDELRADENGPEAAALARETIELAYVVALQHLAPRPRAALILRDVIGWPAKQVAELLGDSVNSVNSALQRGRAAMREHLPAERQDWTGGEEDVATRELVRRYTEASIAADIDALAAMLSDDVRFSMPPTPGLHVGRDTVVADWVQDGFETMTGLRVLPTAVNRQPALAAYIWQDEEQAYLPLTLDALRIEGGEITEIFIFHGDRFPQLGLPDRLEADA
- a CDS encoding DUF6069 family protein; amino-acid sequence: MSALTAGRPRLGRVAVMGVLATVAAAVVTTTLGALAKRAGVEFEIPAGGDAIPTGAFATVTSFFSLIGVGVALAAGRWSDRPAQRFVAITVPLAVASLVPPFVVGASAETSLVLVVLHLAAAAVVIPTLARTLRVSSVSPRAAASRR
- a CDS encoding HNH endonuclease signature motif containing protein, which codes for MSSSQAVVTGDAVRRARAIAEFEEWDFVARHHGRRVAEIDRSDDIVLSKELARREVTLELAQALHVTEHQVWAMVREAATLQRKTPAIWRAFAAGDIDGVRVTAIADTADRLVTPEAWAQLEQTAPAYAAAHTIAELRAWLRRLRRRLEPDVADAETARAVEDRRVTITHNDDGTSWLNALLPTGVAIVIADRLRRTARALPVIDPETGEKDHRTREQKQADVLAHWLTSSTGTSTDIRAEIAISIAATDLLGHTNGPGVTLDGEPVPADWVRELAASEHAVLRRLVLDPVGHVLDTEVLTYRPPESLRQALRWRDGSCRVAGCRAPVHDTDLDHHIPYGHGGRTTGANLRCLCRKHHNMKSHGHLDDRHLDAPARWTE
- the arr gene encoding NAD(+)--rifampin ADP-ribosyltransferase, which gives rise to MAVSEILDEGPFFHGTKADLRVGDILTAGFRSNYRPEVVMNHIYFSALLAGAGLAAELAAGDGEPRVYEVEPTGDFENDPNVTDKKFPGNPTRSYRSTEPLRVVREVLDWPRLTPEGLQDWRDRIAALRAEGTDEIIN
- a CDS encoding alpha/beta fold hydrolase, with the protein product MAELDGIWWTATGDGPAVVVPRLNVDWNTVDLSALTDRFRVVTVAPRGFGPSSRPGRYDMDGFVGDVERVVDHVGIDSYATFGYSMNGVMAARLALNSLRVTAVACGGFPLTADLAGMGERARARNDDARRDPDAWADVLATYDPIAAEVFWDEVARLPLAALADLGRPLHAWWGADDTLVASLLSPAEFRRDLDARRIPYAVVPGLDHDAMLRRLDLVLPSIADWFAASSLS